One part of the Eucalyptus grandis isolate ANBG69807.140 chromosome 10, ASM1654582v1, whole genome shotgun sequence genome encodes these proteins:
- the LOC104422076 gene encoding probable isoprenylcysteine alpha-carbonyl methylesterase ICMEL2, whose product MASSLAFQSDRPRASSLPPPSSSSSLGGDDPATPLGAGASVSGRGAGGYGSPGSARRRAAVKAGSRRFGREQSLGRDIGHAAAETYLITRLTFTLLRYLGVGYRWITKLLALGLYAMLLMPGFLQVAYYYYFSSQVRRSIVYGDQPRNRLDLHLPKNMDGPKPVVAFVTGGAWIIGYKAWGALLGKQLAERDIIVACIDYRNFPQGTISDMVDDASEGISFVCNIIAEYGGDPDRIYLMGQSAGAHVAACALVDQAIKESRGESISWSLSQIKAYFGLSGGYNLFSLVDHFHNRGLYRSIFLSIMEGEKSFKRFSPEVRVQDPSIRNAASLLPPILLFHGTGDYSIPSDASKNFAAALQSLGAKAEVVLFDGKTHTDLFLQDPLRGGEDELFDHLVAFIHADDPEAQAQDAMAPPRRRLVPELLLWLAHRISPF is encoded by the exons ATGGCCTCGTCGCTGGCGTTCCAGAGCGACCGGCCCCGCGCGTCATCCCTGCCGccgccgtcctcctcctcctccttgggaGGCGACGATCCGGCCACCCCGTTGGGCGCCGGAGCCTCGGTCTCCGGCCGGGGCGCGGGTGGTTACGGCAGCCCCGGCAGCGCTCGCCGGCGCGCCGCCGTGAAGGCCGGTAGTCGTCGGTTCGGCAGGGAGCAGTCCTTGGGCCGGGATATTGGGCACGCCGCGGCGGAGACGTACTTGATCACGCGGCTCACCTTCACGCTCCTGCGGTACCTCGG GGTAGGCTATCGGTGGATTACAAAGTTACTTGCCCTTGGGCTTTATGCAATGCTACTTATGCCCGGTTTTCTTCAAG TGGCATACTATTATTATTTCTCAAGTCAAGTCCGGCGTAGCATTGTCTATGGAGACCAACCAAGAAACAG GTTGGATCTACATCTGCCAAAGAATATGGATGGGCCAAAGCCTGTGGTGGCATTTGTAACGGGTGGAGCATGGATCATTGG ATATAAAGCATGGGGTGCTCTTCTGGGTAAACAACTGGCGGAAAGGGATATTATTGTGGCTTGCATAGATTACAG AAATTTTCCCCAGGGGACTATAAGTGATATGGTCGATGATGCATCAGAGGGAATCTCATTTGTTTGTAATATTATAGCGGAATATGGAGGTGATCCTGATAg GATTTACCTAATGGGACAGTCGGCTGGTGCACATGTTGCCGCCTGTGCTCTCGTGGACCAGGCAATCAAAGAATCCAGAGGAGAGAGCATTTCCTGGAGTTTGTCCCAGATAAAAGCATATTTTGGTTTATCTGGAGG GTACAATTTGTTCAGTTTAGTTGATCACTTTCACAATCGAGGCCTATATCGTTCCATTTTCCTGAG CATAATGGAGGGTGAGAAATCATTTAAACGATTTTCGCCCGAGGTTAGGGTGCAGGACCCAAGCATTAGAAATGCTGCTTCTCTGCTGCCTCCGATTCTTCTTTTCCATGGAACTGGTGATTACTCCATACCATCAGATGCGAG CAAAAATTTCGCCGCCGCCCTCCAAAGTTTAGGTGCTAAAGCAGAAGTAGTGCTGTTTGATGGGAAAACACACACAGATTTGTTTCTCCAA GATCCCTTGAGGGGTGGCGAAGATGAGCTATTCGATCATCTAGTTGCTTTCATACACGCGGACGACCCAGAAGCACAGGCTCAAGATGCGATGGCACCTCCGAGGAGACGCCTTGTTCCGGAGTTATTGTTGTGGTTGGCTCATAGGATAAGTCCCTTCTAG
- the LOC104423659 gene encoding protein GAMETE EXPRESSED 3 — translation MPTLHFLLLLLLLLHPSTSIRRSSAAEERVTRTTYRLSKPSIGDDGRVFTCSEKNLFAFESNGTIAWSIHLNFTCDATVAPALGERGRMYLVAEDRVLRIDFSAVKDSGAAVEVLFGPAPGQVAAKIIGISVSTLSSRVYINLLHRGLFAYTTSGELLWSVGPVLDQFGYRLGCRRNPTNCSFTSVPVIDHCEANIHIANSEGEIYSLSTRTPHFKWIQDLSSLDKVFTITAGNNGQLYVTVPVRALVLALDVSTGNVLWQRTVGPLSLSNRGLVVDLNGWISIGSLDGCVYSISPTGDLRKFPRAAKLDLVIQLSPVLDCSGYAIYVSQTQLEGKTDHVVGEYTIISAMRPKSAIFSLLVPATGSMYWSQKYSDQFTSSLAGSDLNHFLLDEEILLAFVAASKTGNPLACQGQKLASSCFRAWSKRHSVNKGDDRRILLFLFFESAVLLVLASLVRFCCVFWRKKKLQGGDLGSFLKKRRTLQLKKRAFNRTVSELKQKADKETLSSELLEELGNLERKKDSIERKLSTTYSLGRDRAARSSLKSLLPSHKAKGRSYSFQDAKKESVTILSTLSDTSSAPSSSSSSSTGSSGAREAEAGSSRDDQVSDAKGKGPIEEESSSSNGSSREGYWRSPSEPETSSKEFMDVLNEEIEVKGESRNGKLLKRRRTLSSNN, via the exons ATGCCaactctccattttcttctcctcctcctcctcctcctccatccatCGACCTCCATCCGACGCTCTTCTGCAG CCGAAGAGCGCGTGACGAGAACTACTTATAGGCTTTCGAAACCCTCAATTGGTGATGACGGGAGGGTATTTACTTGTTCGGAGAAAAACCTGTTCGCGTTCGAAAGCAACGGCACAATCGCCTGGTCGATACATTTGAATTTCACATGTGACGCTACAGTGGCTCCAGCTCTTGGGGAGAGAGGAAGG ATGTACCTGGTTGCGGAGGACAGAGTACtgagaattgatttttcagCTGTTAAAGATTCCGGCGCTGCAGTGGAGGTGCTTTTCGGTCCAGCACCAGGCCAAGTGGCCGCCAAAATAATCGGGATCTCAGTGAGCACGTTGAGTTCACGCGTGTACATAAATTTGCTACATCGAGGGCTCTTCGCATACACGACGAGCGGTGAACTGCTGTGGAGTGTTGGGCCTGTGCTTGATCAGTTCGGCTACCGACTAGGTTGCAGGAGAAATCCTACCAACTGTTCCTTCACTTCTGTCCCCGTTATCGACCACTGCGAGGCTAACATCCAC ATAGCAAATTCGGAAGGGGAAATATACTCTCTGTCAACTCGCACTCCTCATTTTAAGTGGATTCAGGATTTGAGTTCACTTGACAAAGTCTTTACCATCACTGCTGGGAACAACGGCCAGCTTTATGTCACTGTGCCAGTCAGGGCGCTTGTGCTGGCACTCGATGTTTCCACAGGAAATGTCCTTTGGCAGAGAACCGTCGGGCCACTAAGCTTATCCAATCGTGGACTGGTCGTTGATTTAAATG GTTGGATTTCTATCGGCTCTCTGGATGGGTGTGTATACTCAATTTCACCAACTGGGGATCTCAGGAAATTCCCAAGAGCAGCCAAATTAGACTTGGTCATCCAACTCAGTCCCGTCCTTGACTGCTCTGGTTATGCGATTTACGTCTCTCAGACACAGCTGGAGGGAAAGACCGACCACGTAGTTGGTGAATATACCATCATCTCAGCAATGAGACCTAAAAGCGCGATCTTTTCCTTGTTGGTTCCTGCAACAGGATCCATGTATTGGTCACAAAAATATTCAG ATCAGTTCACCTCCTCACTTGCTGGAAGCGAtctcaatcattttcttttggatgaggagattcttcttgcttttgtaGCTGCTTCAA AAACTGGCAATCCTCTGGCCTGCCAAG GGCAGAAACTTGCGTCGAGCTGCTTCAGAGCTTGGTCAAAGCGTCACAGCGTCAATAAAG GTGATGACAGGAGGATACTCTTGTTCCTTTTCTTCGAATCTGCCGTTTTGCTTGTCCTAGCCAGTCTCGTCAGGTTCTGCTGTGTGttttggaggaagaaaaagCTTCAGGGCGGAGATCTTGGGAGTTTCCTGAAGAAGAGG CGTACTCTCCAACTCAAGAAGAGAGCCTTCAATAGGACAGTCTCGGAGCTCAAGCAGAAAGCAGACAAGGAAACACTGTCCAGTGAACTGCTTGAAGAACTTGGCAatctagaaagaaaaaaagatagcaTTGAGAGGAAGCTGTCGACAACCTACAGTTTAGGCAGGGACCGCGCAGCACGTTCAAGCTTGAAATCGCTCCTTCCCTCGCACAAAGCCAAGGGAAGGAGCTATTCCTTTCAAGATGCAAAGAAAGAGAGTGTCACAATACTCTCCACCCTGAGTGACACCTCCTCAGCAccgtcatcttcttcttcttcttctacagGAAGCAGCGGTGCAAGAGAAGCCGAGGCCGGGAGTTCTAGGGATGATCAGGTTTCGGATGCCAAGGGGAAGGGGCCAATTGAAGAAGAGAGCTCGAGCAGCAACGGTAGCTCTCGGGAGGGTTACTGGAGAAGCCCGTCTGAGCCGGAAACAAGTTCCAAAGAGTTCATGGATGTCTTGAATGAAGAGATTGAGGTGAAAGGAGAGTCAAGGAATGGCAAATTACTGAAGAGGAGGAGGACTCTGTCTTCAAATAACTAA